The following are encoded together in the Hoplias malabaricus isolate fHopMal1 chromosome 3, fHopMal1.hap1, whole genome shotgun sequence genome:
- the LOC136691452 gene encoding odorant receptor 131-2-like: MNSSRDPFEDALVKHCIVVGLGVFITYINGIFVFIFFKHSVFYTDPRYILYIHLVINDLIMLFLTVSLYVLSYASPLMNAAVCSVLLLFASMTSEISPLNLAGMAIERYIAICQPLHHTQLCSVNRTYILISLIWLLNVIPALTDIFILLLNEPISVFSTSITCYSKRLYGSDQHLIRAIFVESLYLSCVFLTLVFIYIKVLQAAKAATSDQVSATKARNTILLHGLQLLLCMLAYVTPFVNYFLLALFPKYLGIILFSTYLLSNILPRLLSPLIYGVRDQKMFKYVKRYLTCSLHFLKIQPN; the protein is encoded by the coding sequence ATGAACTCCAGCCGGGATCCTTTTGAAGATGCTTTGGTGAAACATTGTATTGTGGTTGGACTTGGTGTCTTCATTACTTACATCAATGggatctttgtttttattttttttaagcactCAGTTTTCTACACAGACCCGAGATACATTCTGTACATTCACCTTGTCATCAATGACTTAATTATGCTCTTTCTTACAGTTTCTCTGTATGTTCTGAGCTATGCTTCACCTCTTATGAATGCTGCTGTCTGTAGTGTTCTGCTTCTTTTTGCTTCAATGACCTCAGAAATCTCTCCTCTGAATCTTGCTGGAATGGCTATAGAACGCTACATTGCCATCTGCCAACCACTGCATCACACTCAGCTGTGTTCAGTGAACAGGACGTACATTCTCATCAGCCTGATCTGGCTTCTGAACGTCATTCCTGCTCTTACTGATATCTTCATTCTCTTGTTGAATGAACCCATCAGTGTTTTCTCAACATCAATAACATGCTACAGCAAAAGATTGTATGGCTCAGATCAGCATCTCATTAGAGCCATCTTTGTTGAGTCACTTTATTTATCGTGTGTTTTCCTGACACTAGTCTTTATTTACATCAAAGTTCTTCAGGCGGCTAAAGCTGCAACATCTGATCAGGTTTCTGCCACTAAAGCCAGGAACACTATTCTGCTTCATGGTTTGCAGCTCCTCCTCTGCATGCTCGCCTATGTTACTCCATTTGTAAACTATTTTCTCTTGGCATTGTTTCCAAAATATTTGGGCATAATTTTGTTCTCTACTTACCTACTGTCTAATATTCTCCCCAGGCTTCTCAGTCCTCTTATTTATGGGGTCAGGgatcaaaaaatgtttaaatatgtcaAAAGGTATTTAACATGCAGTCTTCACTTTTTAAAGATCCAACCAAATTAA